Within the Portunus trituberculatus isolate SZX2019 chromosome 26, ASM1759143v1, whole genome shotgun sequence genome, the region tatttttatttctcttattatttcaacaagagcaacaaattagtgttttttttattaattcatctatttattttacattttttttttttttcgaggctTTAAAAATTCTTCCTATATTTTGTCATGTCTGTGGTACTGCAGTGTTAGATAgtcgatttttttctttgtttatctttattttcattatttcaacgGGATCACAAAttggtattatttattttatttatttatacgtttatttatcttttctttgtacCAGGCATTAAaaacttctcttatttttcgtcACATATTAGTACTATaacataacttttctttttttttcctcgttatttttaaggatttcaatttatttttattttttttattggtcaTCAAAATTCTTCCTATATTGTGTCACGTTTGTAGTCCTGTAGTGTTAGTCAgtcgcctttttttccttatttatttcctttttttatttatttttctaaggatttcaatttctgtatatattttttttttttcgctaatcttcttctctttctgtctcaggCATACCAACTTCACTTTTGTCCTGTTTAAAAGATATATTAATGCaatcactattattgttactaatcTAATAATTCAcgcattttttattaatttatctatatctttcatttatatatatagggATGACaaattaatgttttattattattattattattattattattattattattattattattattattattattattactctatatccatatttattttcactataTCTAAAAAAACTTCAAGATAATTTAAACGTAATATTTTAAAATCAGCGTATTGATAActgtatattattgttattcagcattattattattatttatcattatcattattatcatttgtgtATTTGTATCAATCTCAGGATCAGAACTCTCTTTTTGTCCTATTTAAAAGACTGTAAGATAAGCGTGGCGTTAGACGTAAGCCTTCCTGTGTGACGGTGGAGCTTAGCGGAGATTGGCGAGTGTAGGGCAGTGTGGCGGTGAGGGTGGGTGGAGGCCATGGCTGCCGCAACATGAAGGCCGTAGGTTAGCTTCACTTCATTGTACATAAGTATTTTTTAGCCAAGACTGGTAGGGAAATAAaaattgatatatattttttgaaggCGCATAATCTTtacatggatgagagagagagagagagagagagagagagagagagagagagagagagagtgtcgtaCTAGGAATATATTGAAATTAACTTTTATATAAAACGTTTTTGTATGATTGTCGTTTTGATAACCTCTTGGAAGCAtaaggtcattttttttttctttcttttttttctttctttttcttcctattcctctttttcatcattttctcctcttcctcgctttttttttcttttttcagtctcatctttatcatcatgttcttcacttttttcctctttcttcattactactactactactatatctacTATCATTGACTTGCGCTTGTACAAATAGTTACACGTTAattttgaaagaaggaaagaagtgccATTTACACTGTTGGGACGCACGCCCACAGTATTGCCGAGTCGTATTCTTAACCCtctgaataccatgacgcgtttccatattcattcttactatttgatgattaaaatagcgaagactgtggcctgacctctatagatcctttctaatgtcaataaaatggtgctatcgtacacaaaactcgcatttccatattctagttactatttggtgattttgtagcTACAGAAACTTAAGGGTggtatcaaaatagtgaagactgtggccattaatcttctgatccccatagacacttcctaatgtcaataaaatggtctaatggtacgcaaatctcaaagtaaaaatgtgtcccagtactgaagggggttaaacgctttgctctctctgcatcactgctctccaaaggctctaaatgaagatactcgtgtttttaaggatatttttatagTTCCGgcgatggactggcaagatttctagattattgtaaggagaaaatgtcttgaaaatctTGCCTAGTCGTcgctgtagccttggaaaagtATCGTTATGAGACAGCAAGGAGCTTCTGAATACGGATGTGGCtgtggtgtgtgaagtgtgagtGGAGGCCGTGACAGTGACAGATAGTGACGCGAACTGGTGGATAGCGGgtaacagtgacagtgacatttAGTGACGCGTTCTACTGGTGTTTTAAGTCAGTAGTGGGTATgtctgctgtggtgtggtgtggtagtagtggcagtggtggtgtgtggcgttGCGGGGCGGCTCTCCTGCAGCGCCACAGTCACCACTCTGGCAccactcttaactccttcagtaccagaacgcatttccatattcattctggttactgtctggtgatttgatacagcttcagaaaccatgtgtgggattagaatagtgaagactgtggccattcatcttttgAACTCCAAAGATCCTTCCCAATACAAGTAAAGTCATCTTATCaaccaaactcaaggtaaatatgcgtctcagtactgaaggggttaaacacttcGCTGCACCTCCGCTGTACAGTACTCGCTCAACAGTATTCTTGAAGTTGCACgagtttttatcctttctctctctctctctctctctctctctctctctctctctctctctctctctcctgatttaCGGTTGTAGAGACAGCTTAACAATTCTTCTACCTGCATATTAACAGAGTGAACAGTCTTAATCATAAGTTCAGAACCCCATAACTGCCACAACCAGTCCGCTCCTCCCGTGCCTTGTAGAGCCTAGCGGGAACCAGCCATCCTGCTTGTCATGCTGCCACGCCTAAGCAGTCACGCAGTGCCGCAGTGGTGCAGGCTGTGCAGGCTGGCCACCGCTCCTGctgaccctccctcctccccgctTATGATGTTCATCCTCTATGGTGTCTGCTTGACTGGAccttaataattataataattatcgCAACCCTGGTGTGGAAGTTGCACCCTATCCCAGGCCACAGCGAGGACTGGAacacaattaaccccttcaatactgggacacatttttaccttgagttttgggtgtgattagacagttttatttacattagaaagggtgtatggaggtcagaagattaatggccacagtcttcactattttaatccccacataagtttctaaagttgCATGAAACCTCCAAATgataagcagaatagataaggaaacgcgtcatggtactgaaggggctaaaagtCCTGCGGCCTGCCAGGTTGCCAGGCTGCTGCAGTGACGCAGTCCTGCCGGCGAGCTGGGCCAGGGAAACGAGGCGCAGGTCCCCAAGGTCAGCGCGTAGTGTGCGCAGTAACCCCACCACTTGGTTCTCCTGCTTGGATAGGGTGGTGGGCGCTGGGCAGACAGGGACACCGCCATGAGCTGCTGTCGCCTGTCACtgtcttgtgagggacagtgcctgagagtgatggaggaaagaaatacaagcTTGTCTAAACTCGCTGTGTTCCTGGGCAAGGCTGACCTGCcatgttttgttattctttcatctcctccctccttcttctaacGAGAATTAAGACAGAGGAAATATTAATGGCAAATACACACTAATGATACACACAGTAGTTGTTATTGGAGTTTACTATGAATTTGAATTTGGCGGACTTTGCAAACCTGTTTCAAATGGCATTGAAACTCTCTCTAAACTATCTTATTCACCCCCCACAAGTGTTGAACAATATTATAAAACATTACTAACCACTCTTTTGTTCTGATATTTGTGTTTAAATGGACGCCTGACAAAAACGAATATGACAATGCCGAAACAGAGGAGAAATTGGCGGGAGAAATGGACACTCGTTAACTGAAACAACAAGAATACCTCCCACTTCCTAATGAGCGGCCACACACCGccaaaaaacgaggaaaactcACCAAAATGCATTAAATTCACCTCACACTATAAAACCACATGAAAATAGCGTCAAACACCGAAAAATGTACCTTACTTCAGTTTGAGATTAGAGAAATGTTTGTAGAAAAATCTTAAAACGCCACAAATTTCCATAACACAAGATAAAATATTTAACTAAAATATACACCTAAATTTTTAAGATAGAaatgttataaaaaaataaagaaacaataaaaaagtctGGAAAATTCTTGCACATTTGAACGTGTCTGGAGGCGGGGGGGTGAGCCGCCACCTTGACGGGAATCTAGTCCGTACAGCTTCTGGGAGTGGACGCCATTTATCCCCTTTTACCACCGACATCTCGGCTCATCCACCTCCTGCCGCTCCACATCCGAAAGTCCATTCCCTGAACTCCACTTGGGTAAGAAAACCGGTGCTTGGCGAGGCGTATTAAGGCAGATAACTGTGAAAATAAAGTGGAGGTTAATGTGAAAATCCCGTCACACAAAGAAACATGGCTGGATGGGGAGACACAATTTGTTTTTCCGATTTTAGGGGTTCATATTAGGTCCATGCGTTCCCTTAAGGGCGCATAACAGGCCTTTAGGGGTGGAGGGTGCCTAGAACACGCCTCGCCCTTAAAGATAGGCAGAAATAAGGGAGAAATTAACCGTTATTTGATTCATTTCCTGTATTGTGACGGTGGGGGTTGGGAAGGCCCTGAATTAAGGGAACTTTAGGGCCTGAGGTAATGGGAAGGctgttttttaagggtttttaatgGATATTGTGTTTTAAGTACTGCTAACTTGTAAGGAATTGAGTTTGGTCTGTCCAGGGAGCCGTCTGTATGTAGGGtcattttaagggtttctaagggGTGTTTAAAGAGTATGCCGtcatttttaagggtttttaagggggATTGTTGCTTTAAGTATGGTTTAATTGCAAGGGATTATGTATTTGCTGAGTTAAGGGAACCGTCTTATTTTAGGGTCATTTTAAGGGGTTCTAATGGTTATTTTAAGGGTCTACCGTCATTTTTAACGGTTTTTAAGGGGAGTTATTGCTATAAGCATGGCAAAGTTGTTAGGGATCATGTTTTTTTAAATGAGTTAAGGGAGCCGTATATATTTAGGGTCATTTTAAGGGGTTCTAAGGGGGTGTTTAAGGGTATATCGTCATTTTTAAGGGTTTTGAAGGGGAATTGTTGCTTTAAGTAGGGTATGTCTGCAAGGGATCATATATTTTCTGAGTTAAGGGAACCGTCTTATTTTAGGGTCATTTTAAGGGGTTCTAAGGGATGTTTTAAGGTCTACCATCAgttataagggtttttaaggggaaTTTGTGTTTAAATATGGTTAAGTTTCAAGGGATCATGTATTTTTCTGACGTTTTTTAATGTTAAGGATGGAAAGTGatattttagggcattttagggATATTGTTAAGggattatctttattttaagGGATTTTAAGGGAATTAGTTGCTTTAAGTATGGTCAGGTTGCAAGGGATCATGTATTTTGAGGTTTTTATTGTAAGGAAAAGTTCAGTATTTTAGGGAATTTTAAGGGATTAGAATAAATTTTAAGGGATTTTAAGGGAAATAGCTTTAAGTATGGTTGGGTTGCAAGGGATCATGTATTTACTGAGttaagggagtttttttttacctaagaGTAGAAAGTTCAGTGTTTTAGGGACATTTTTAAGGGATTACCTtcattttaagggtttttaagggaaaTTCTAGTTTTAAGTATGGTTGGATTGCAAGAAATTGTGTAATATTAGTTTTAGGAagtttttcatgtaagaggaagaggttcAATATTTTAGGGACATTTTTAAGGGAATATCTtcattttaagggtttttaagggtattttttagggTTGAGTTGGAAGGAGTTATGTATTTTGAGTTTTGATGTGAAATGGGGAAAGTTtgatgttttagggtgtttaagggATTTTTCTAAGGGTTAAGTTtgatttttaagggttttttggtgtgtgtgtgtgtggttaggttaggttaggtgtggtctctctctctctctctctctctctctctctctctctctctctctctctctctctctctctctctctctctctctcttctttctttctttcttttcttcttcttcttcttcttcttcttcttcttcttcttcttcttcttcttctccttcttcttctctcctccctctccttcccttcccttcccttcccttcccttcccagtgACCCCCTCTGACACCCCAGTGACACCCCCTCTGCCCCCCACAGCACCATGGCAGCAGAGCAAGAGATGCCAACTTTCAAGCTGGTCCTGGTGGGTGATGGTGGCACTGGCAAGACCACCTTTGTGAAGCGCCACCTGACGGGGGAGTTTGAGAAGAAGTATGTGGCAACGCTGGGTGTGGAGGTGCACCCGCTAGTCTTCCACACCAACAGGGGCCCCATTAAGTGAGtgtcgggtggtggtggtggtggaacacgTAGTTGTATTTggaggggtagtggtggtggtggtggaacagtcactcagtcagtcagtcattcagtcagtcagtcagttagaccattttattgacattaggaagggtctatggaggtcagaagattaatggctgcagttttctctattttaaccccttcagtactgggacacatttttatcttgagttttgtgtaccattagaccattttattgacatcagaaagggtgtatggagggcagaagattaatggccacagttttctctattttaaccctttcagtactgggatatattttttatcttgagttttgtgtacgattagaccattttattgacattaaaattGTACTTAAAAgtagattgaaatagtgaagactggccattaatcttatgccctccatagactcctcctaatgtcaataaaatggtctaatggtacacagacttgaaggtaaaaatgtgtctcagtactgaaggggttaatgttgttttaaggaaatatttgtgttttaagagctgttagtgtgtttgttgtttgttttccatgTTGTTActtcaccctaacctaacctaacctctccctgtgtgtgtgtgtgtgtgtgtgtgtgtgtgtgtgtgtgtgtgtgtgtgtgtgtgtgtgtgtgtgtgtgtaggttcaACGTGTGGGATACAGCCGGGCAGGAGAAGCTTGGTGGCCTGCGTGACGGTTACTACATCCAGGCCCACTGTGCCATCATCATGTTTGACGTCACCTCCCGCGTCACATACAAGAACGCCCCAACTGGCACAGAGACTTGGTCAGGTGGGTAACGaggcctctgtctgtctgtctgtctgtctgtgtctggaaGTTTCTCGCAGTAAGATTTCTTTGATACGAAACCAGCCAAAATATGTGTTAAAAAAGGTCCTCTTGTATTGCTAGCTCCCTTAGAGAACAGTAAAGAATTCGGCAAAGTCCATAGTCACCCATGCTTGCTTCTAAGTACATCCATGTcagcaaaataaaatgaaacaggaGTTGTATTCATGTCTCGGATGTGAAGTGTACAGAGAGGTATAGTTACACCCTTGAAGACCGgtgtgtcacttcaaccagaCCCTTTGGAATGTAGTGgagtgtgtttacctagttgtacattacagggtttgagtggggctccTAGTGACCTgtctttatatatacatttatccattttttccttaattttatgcacactttctgctgccaCAGTCTTATCAGTtgatccattccagatgtccaccgtcctgtgtggaaaactgatCTTAATGTCCCTCAAACTCTAATTTTTatgatcttggagtgtcctagcatgtgtgtgtgtgtgtgtgtcagtaattTTTAAGGGTGTGTCTGTATATTCACCCTTGTCTTCACTGCAGTCTATCACTGTTCTTTCCTCACCCTACCCAGTCACTCTGCCTCACCCTGTATACTGCTAAtattccaccttatctagtGAGAGAAATTTCACATCACACTTGCCTCACCCTGGCCAGTCAGTCACCTTGCTATCACCCTTTATACTGTCACCCTGTACACCATTAATATTTCTACACCAACTGACCCTATACACCATTAAAATTGCCCCTTATCTCCACCCTATCATTTCTGCACTATTGTAACACCCTGCCACTGTCAAAACACTAACACCCTTCACACTGTCACCCTGTCACACTTGTACGCTTACCTCCACTCTTGACCTTCGCTTAAATTTGCACATTTTCGTTGTCTCACCCTTGCCGGTCACCCTATCACTGCCATCACCCTGtttgttaatttttcctctttatttgttgtttctgcatcacacacacacacacacacagacaccttcACCCTGTAACAGCCTGTTGTGTTTGGCAGGGTGTGTGAGAACATTCCCATTGTGCTGTGTGGCAACAAGGTCGACGTGAAGGACAGGAAGGTCAAAGCAAAGTCCATCATCTTCCACCGCAAGAAAAACCTGCAGGTGAGATTGGGCTGGGCAAGGCAAGGCTGGGTTGTCGGCTGGGCTGGGcagagcaaggcaaggcaaggcaaggctgtGTTGTTGGCTGGGCTGGGcagagcaaggcaaggcaaggctggGTTGTCGGCTGGGCTGGGtagagcaaggcaaggcaaggctggattgggttgtgttgggctgggcaaggcaaggctggaTTGGGTTGTGTTGAGCTGGGTTGAGCTGGGCAAGGCAAGGCTGGGTTGTCGGCTGGGCTGGGtagagcaaggcaaggcaaggctggaATGGGTTGTGTTGGgctgggcaaggcaaggcaggattaggttaggttaggttaggtttggctgtgtttaggtgtgtttggataGGTTAGATTGAATTTCtgttggttaagttaggtcaggttggttTTAGTGTtaggttaactccttcagtactgggacacatttttaccttgagttttgtgtaccattagaccattttattgacattaggaagggtgtatggagggcagaagattaatggccacagtcttcactattttaaccccttcagtactgggacgcatttttaccttgagatttatgtaccattagaccattttattgacattaggaagggtctatggatgtcagaagattaatggccacagtcttcactattttaaccccttcagtactgggacacatttataccttgagatttatgtaccattagaccattttattgacattaggaagggtctatggatgtcagaagattaatggccacagtcttcacaattctaaacccccacatgagttagtgaagctgtatagaatcaccaaatagtcaccaggatgaatagggaaacacatCCTGGTACTACATTGAGAAATATTAACCACTTTTAAATAGAGGAATAATGTGACATGAGCCCATTACTTAGAGACACTTGGAATGCTGGCGGAGattgggataggttaggttgggattgGGATGCCTTGGATTAGAAGTTAGAGATtggagttaggttgggttggcttAGAGATTGGATTAAGAGATTGGAGATTAGCGTTGGATTGGAGATtagagttgggttaggttggattggagtgtttgtttgtttggattAGGTTACGTAagttagttttcattattttatctatatattagtTTGATTTGATTGATTTGAGGTGTGTGAGGATAGGTTTGGGTTGGTGGCCTGGGGTGTGCAGAGATAGATTGAAGTTTTCTTTATAGATCTCTCTTCTGttccatttttgtttgtttgtttgtctatcttcatCATTTGTTGTCtgctgtacgtgtgtgtgtgtgtgtgtgtgtgtgtttacaggttTATTTCAAGCTTATAATGTTTTGTTGCTCATGGTTTtgtagttacacacacacacacacacacacacacacacacacacacacacacacacacacacacacatgcattctTTTAActgatttatttgtatatattcacttcattattgatttatttatttacctatttgttttaTCATGTTCTCTGTCAATTATGTAAAGTTTGTACCTATCCTTATTTTGtccttgtgtgagagagagagagagagaattttatcacATACATTTTTCCATTCAGGTGATATGATAAGAGGAACAAAACAGTGTTACATGATTTCCACCTTGACTGTAGAGATAGACACCCAACACcccacccccaacacacactggcccaccaccaccaccaccacccccacttcACAATGAGCCCATTCCCTACCCTGCACCTTCTCCAacccttcttgttgttctttaaATGTAGGAAGAGCACtgactaagggcaacaaaactacAATTAATGAgatcgattaaaaaaaaaaaaggcccactgccAATCCCCATAGTACAGTGTAGAAAGCATTAGTTAAAAGTAGTCTATGTGTTGCAGTCTCCCTCCTGAAAGGGTTCAAGTCACAGGTAGATGGACACACagcagcaggcagggagttccagagtgtgccagagaaagggatgaaggattgagagtactggttaactcttgcatcagggaggtggacagaatagtggtgaaggattgagagtactggttaactcttgcatcagggaggtggacagaatagtggtgaaggattgagagtactggttaactcttgcatcagggaggtggacagaatagtggtgaaggattgagagtactggttaactcttgcatcagggaggtggacagaatagtggtgaaggattgagagtactggttaactcttgcatcagggaggtggacagaatagtggtgaaggattgagagtactggttaactcttgcatcagggaggtggacagaatagtggtgaaggattgagagtactggttaactcttgcatcagggaggtggacagaatagtggtgaaggattgagagtactggttaactcttgcatcagggaggtggacagaatagtggtgaaggattgagagtactggttaactcttgcatcagggaggtggacagaatagtggtgaaggattgagagtactggttaactcttgcatcagggaggtggacagaatagtggtgaaggattgagagtactggttaactcttgcatcagggaggtggacagaatagtggtgaaggattgagagtactggttaactcttgcatcagggaggtggacagaatagtggtgaaggattgagagtactggttaactcttgcatcagggaggtggacagaatagtggtgaaggattgagagtactggttaactcttgcatcagggaggtggacagaatagtggtgaaggattgagagtactggttaactcttgcatcagggaggtggacagaatagtggtgaaggattgagagtactggttaactcttgcatcagggaggtggacagaatagtggtgaaggattgagagtactggttaactcttgcatcagggaggtggacagaatagtggtgaaagaattaaaaaagtgTTGTGCAgtgaggatgagggaggaggggaggcatgcagttaataagatcagtagagcagttagcatgaaaatagcgataaaagatagcaagagatgcaacattccggcggtgagaaagaggctgaagacagtcagtcagaggaggggagttgatgacacgaaaagcttttgattccaccctatctaataaaactgtgtgactggaaccccccaaacatgccaagagtactccatacaaggacggataaggccgttagcagttggagggcgagaaaaactggcggagacgcctcagaacgcctaacttcatagaagctgttttagcaagagatgagatgtgaagtttgcagttaagattatgagatGAGGACAgagcgaggatattcagtgtggaagagggagacagttgagtgtcactgaagaagaggggatagttgtctggaaggttgtgtcgagttgatagatggagaaattgagtttttgaggattgtactaagttttctctgaaCCAATCAGGAATGTTAGGAAGATCAgacgtcaggcgttctgtggcgtccctgcatgatctgttgacttcctgaaggtttGGTCGTCTGAAAGGATGTGAGGTGTAGGATggcatcatcagcgtaggagtggatagggcaagaactttggttaagaaggttatTAATgaatgacaggacagaacccagAGGAACCCCActgttaataggtttaggagaacaaTGGCTGTGTACCagagcagcaatagaacggtcagaggAAACTTGAGGTGAACAtgcagagggaaggatagaagctgtaggagggcagtttgatATGTTAAGATCCATATTTAGAAACACTGCTCtccccacgactgttttccaaggccacagagatgactagtggggttttcaagagtgtttctccagttaataatgtagaaatcttgtcactctgcttctagacccataaaaacacccattaAAAAATCAattgtcaatttaaataaagccttttgagatcgtggaagtgaagcacagaagttgAGGATACCCATAAGGCAACAGTAAAGGTTTCACCACaaccaaaccacacacacacacacacacacacactaaaacaaacaaaaaaaaaactgccacaccaccaaatcatcatcatcatcactactactactactactactgcttctacttccaccaccaccaccaccaccaccagctacaacaataacatcatcaacatctattaatactactactcccactaccaccaccaccaccaccttctcttccaccaaCAGTACTACGACATCTCTGCGAAGTCCAACTACAACTTTGAGAAACCTTTCCTCTGGCTGGCGCGCAAGCTGATTGGCGACCCTAACCTTGAATTCGTCGCCATGCCCGCCCTGCTGCCGCCAGAGGTGCAGATGGACCCACAATGGCAGCAGCAGATCGAGAATGACCTCCAGGAAGCATCACAGACTGCACTGCCTGAGGATGACGAAGATCTGTgaggctgtgggaggaggagctggagttGGAGGCTTGCTAATGTTAGGTtgcttggctgtgtgtgtgtgtgtgtgtgtgtgagggttagttagtgtgtgtgtgtgtgtaagatagaaaaaaaatgtaaaaaaagaaaatgaaaggaaaaaattgtgtgtctgtctgtctgtctgtctgtctgtatgataAGGCAAAAATTccatgtatgtatgagtgtatatCTAATTTTACACAGGATTATTCCAATTATATATCCTGggcgttgctgtgtgtgtgtgtgtgtgtgtgtgtgtgtgtgtgtcaagcgaTCTACACTAGTGACCTCAGGAAGCAAGGGAATGTATACCCAAATGTTCTATTGACCTTGAACTTTGACCTGTTGACCTTAAGGCTGCCTGTGTACTGCTGACCTTCAAATGAAAGACTTACTCTCAAATTAATACAatgactattatttttctttttactactactactactactactactactacttgctgctgctactgctggtatTGCTACAGTGACatcttgaaataaataaaagattgatTATGTTTGGCTGCTGTTTTAATGTTGAGAtaattgtcattctctctctctctctctctctctctctctctctcagcaatttAGGCAggaatttcatttttttgtaataaagacgaagaaatcatggttatt harbors:
- the LOC123509074 gene encoding LOW QUALITY PROTEIN: GTP-binding nuclear protein Ran-like (The sequence of the model RefSeq protein was modified relative to this genomic sequence to represent the inferred CDS: inserted 1 base in 1 codon) → MAAEQEMPTFKLVLVGDGGTGKTTFVKRHLTGEFEKKYVATLGVEVHPLVFHTNRGPIKFNVWDTAGQEKLGGLRDGYYIQAHCAIIMFDVTSRVTYKNXPNWHRDLVRVCENIPIVLCGNKVDVKDRKVKAKSIIFHRKKNLQYYDISAKSNYNFEKPFLWLARKLIGDPNLEFVAMPALLPPEVQMDPQWQQQIENDLQEASQTALPEDDEDL